ACATTAAACTATGTAAATGAcaagtttcaataaaaactggataTATTGAAGTGTTCTAAAACTTTAATCAGTAGTGTAAGTCTGGtaatatttcttttactttcttcaGCAAATTCCACAAAAAAGATCCAAACGGACCATCAATTAATCATGCtaaaaaatattgtgtgtgtatccaaatcatgatatcttattcctctgtgccacagcactccattgttgtccaaaaattataaaaaaacacaacaatatgagccacactgttgcactgggtgacctGTTCCTGTTTTACCAcgaacacacactgtagtttattttgcctcagtcccacatacaccgtcctgctgccagaaatactaACTGGAGCActaaatgtggattaatctgcagCCGGAAATAGTCCCTGTTAAATGGACTGTTTCCTCCTCCTTgagtaatgtttgttaaaaactacagtgcaactgttttaggaaattatttagtcttatttaaaaatgaaagactacttcatttttagccattttaaacatttaggTCTTCGGTAGGGACCAGTGAGAGCCGCAAACAGGGTAGCCAAGTCAAACAGTACTAAAAGACAGACTAATAcagtgttttggtctttttacaGGAGTTGTTtgcaataagaaaaatacattgcCAGCTTTATCCTGTAAGTGTTATATTAACAAACCTCAAAGTTGAGAACTATGCCCTGTTGTGTGCTACAGGCACTGTAGCCAAACCAGGTGCtgggatgtacagtatgtgcacaaATTGCATCTTTTTGCCCTAAGACCCATGAAGTCTGGCATCATTTATTTTGAGGTCACAACATTCAGCACCAGCACCAAGATCAagtgctgtcatttttttgtttttgcacgAAATTCTGCACAAAATTAACTGGCCAAACTGGCATATAATCTCTTTGAACTCAATATGCACATCTAGATATGCTTTTAATAAACCTTTTCCCCTGCTCAGACCAAGTTTGCCGtaagaaaaaacattagaacTTGTGTAGTTTTTTGTAACAACATAGAACGGCAGTGCCCTGTTCCTTGGTGCCTgtagcagcattttttttatgcatatctggtttgtttgttaCTGTCTTGGAAAAGATCTGTCATGTGGAGAAGTGATGTCTTAGATAAATATAAGAACATACCTTGAGCATCTTAAATAACTTGTAAGCAACAAAAACTTTCAGCACAGTAATCTAGGGAACTCCTTAAATCCTTCCATTTCAACCTCCactgaattatttaattttttattggtCCAAGCATCTAAGATTTCTTCACCCACCCAGAGACCAATGTTGTGATTTTGTCAATTGCAGGACATTTAACTATATCCTGAGAGAACTACCCAAAGTACCCACCCATGTGccggtgtgtgtgttgggaaaCCACAGGGACATGGGCGAGCATCGTGTCATCCTCCCTGATGATATAAGGGACCTGATTGCTGGACTGAACAGGTAGAGATCAGAACTCAGATAAATGGTTAATGTGGAAGTTCTATTAGTAAGTCACTTCTCAGACCTGGTACAGCGTTGGAATCTGATTTAAAGAAGGACTATGAATTTGGAAATGATCATGTAGAAGTATAATTAAGGCTGCACAGTTACCTTTTTACAATCCCAGATATACATGACAATTCTATCATGGTGTTGTATGTTTTCCCTATAGGCACCAGTAAATGACAAGACTGCATTACATTATGTGATTAAGTATCGACAAGCAGAGgtggcagaaatgaaaaatgtaacaagCGTGAGAGATGGAAGAGAAACACAGATAAAGTTTTAGAGgaacaacagaaacaagaagaaaattaGTTAGactcaaagaataaaaaacacatttatccagccttacctttttttaaaaaaaaaaaaacaacgccGTGCTTGTGCCCAAAAAAACAGGTCACATTCTGTGACTCTTGTTGAGGTGTCCTTGCTTAATTCTTTCAACTTAATAGGTTGATCATCGTCATGTTTTTCTCCTTATCCACTCACCATTCTTTCTGATACAAATCCTTTGTACAACAAATCAATTATGTCTTCAAGATCGTATTATTCACTCCTGCAGATTAATACGGTGGAATCCGCTTATAGTGATCACTGTAACTGTGATCAACCGCTTATATGTATCTAAAATCTTGGGACAGAATCATTCctgtaaaaatgctgtttaaataatttgcaTATAGTAATCAAGTAGTCCACTTACAGTATTcattttgggtcttttcatacATGACAACATATAGAGAAATAATATAAATCTGTTGTCTTCCACTCCAAGCTGTCATATGCATAGGCTCTCGCCTGACTTATTTGTACAAGATTTTCAGGCTGCGACTGTGTGTAAAAACCGTCCATGCCTGCTCTCCCAACATAAATTCACTTTGTGTGATGgtttgtgtgtacgtgcacTTGTTGTTCGCACTCGCGCGCAATGTGATATATTCCTCCACTTACACAGACATGGCTCAGTGAGTTATTTTACACTCCCCTTCCTGCTCTGCTCGCGTTTTCAGACTTTTACAGTGCATAATTAACGTACCCGCTCTCTCACAGCAGCAGGTATGTTACCTGAGAGGAGTATAATGCTTTCACCCTCATCATTCAGACCAGGATTGGAACAGGAGAGGGCCATGGcacagtttgttattttatctttaaatcgGTAAATAACAAAGCTGTcctttttaatgactttatattcatgtaataaatataCTCATTTCATTTAGATGTTAATCTGAATGAGGGCGAGAAAAAAATtggctataataataataatccactTATAGTCATCAATTTGACCTGGACAGACGTGATCAATATAAGTGGGTTCCACTGTTATTTGTTCCCTCAAAttagcagtggaaaaaaaaaaagtttgacccAATACCTGTCTGGTTCTGTAAAAGGGCAGAAAGTCCCTGCCCTACACAAATGTCCACTCCATGAGCCTTAACCAGTTGCTATGGTTGttgtaataattaaaaagttaCAACTGTTGTAATAAATTATAATTTGGTGGGATCTGATTAAGAGATTTGGGTCCTTAATTTGGTGCAGAGCTATGTAGCCATGTCAAGTCGatgttttccaaataaaatgttcaagCAGCaccaatattttattcaatatttttggctggaccgcaactGTGGGGCCACACCTCTAAACACAAATgtaagggagggagggaggttacaccattggtcagacAATTTCAAAAGGAATTGGCGCAAATAGTTTCTatgcagtgttgccaacttaagCACgtttgtcgctagatttactgactgtTATCacataaaatcaggattttagcagcagcttggaaatggcttggaagtgactgctggttaacatatagtcttaatgggctgcgtttcagtcactatttcatacctgttctgttgtctgacaacagaaacagaaaaacatgtaaatgagaacagcttaattgggaattcagctgtattaaattactgtatatgtgagcccagagaaaaggagagaagcaaacagataaagggcagcCCAGCCATGTACTAGGTTTTGACATAGTATTGTTGAAATAAGTGATGACATTACAATATGTAAAGTTAAATGGGTCACTTGTAGTGGCAAACCAAAAGAGAATTGTCATTATCATATCCCGTCTGGTCCAAAATCAACAGAGAGACTATTGTGCCACAAGTCACAGAATGATTCTTATTGGAGAAATTGGTCACAGCACACAGTGCGTCACACCTTGCTTGCTATAGGGCTGCATAGCAGCAGATTAGTCAGAGTGCCCATGCTGGTCATAATGTCTTGGCTCATCTGTGTAGTTCCtatcagctttacagagctgtttagcttcttttagctccttgctttggttttctggcctggAAACTTTGCTGTCTTGAATCTTGTTTACAGCTAcaataggcagctgttttcaggaaaaaaagctctgataaccCTGTACACAGCCTGCCCAGCACCAAGCAgctgacagacaaagttagcaacacagtggagcatttaacagcaAAAGAGTCacatatttccttcaggagtaGGTGGAGACCAGAAGAGAGCTATGAGAGAGTACATAtggacttgcattcatcagATGGAtgcaaacatgactccaaatgaatgatggaGTTGCTGTGAGTTGGCTTGATTTGTAACAACTTATGGTGATAATAtgtcggatttttttttttaaggcttgttctgctgcccccaagtggctagaaaattaaataatgtgaTACTTGTGTTTTACAGACCAATGGGATCATCTTACATCCATTATGCTGAGTCCTCTATGAAGAACGGGTTTGGCTTGAAATATCTGCACAGATTTTTCAACATCCCCTTCTTGCAGCTacaggttattttttatttctcagttggtttcatttatatggtgatcattttatttttatctattttttccAGGCTTTGCTGGTTTAAATAGATAATTGATATGCTTCTGTTATGAGTACACAATTCTGTTAATTGGACAAAATGATACTGGGGTGACTGTATTGTTTGACCTTACTTTCTGTGACTATAAAGGTGTCTTCTCAGCGCTGTGCCcagttatttgtgtgtgtgtgtgcgtgtgtgtgtgtgtgtgtgtgtgtgtgtgtgtgtgtgtgtgtgtagagagagaCCCTCCTGAGGCAGCTGGAGACCAACCAGCTGGACATGGACGCCACCCTGGAGGAGCTCTCTGTCCAGCAAGAGACTGAAGATCAAAACTATGAGATGtactatttgttttttgtttttttttatttgtttttttccctctgccagCATACTGCTGTACAGAGCCTCTAGAGAGACAAAGGCAAAAGCTTTATCTTCCTCAAGTTTCCAGTTCACACCAGATAGTAAATTGTGTGCTCCTGATATTTTCTGGTGAGAACCTTTACATATGTCACTAATGGGCTTCACATTGCTGGGAACACAATAGACAATAGACTAGCTGTGGTTCTATCCAGCTTCCAAATGTTGTGCCATGGGGGTATATTTCCTCAACCTaagttttattcttattataagaaaacatttgttttttctttttctcaagaATGCATTAGTGCAGTTATTATTCATGACGCTCAGATAATTTTGGCTGTAAGTTGTCAGAAGACACAACAATTCAAACATGTAAAGGTGGTAGTGTATAGTTACTgtcagcttttttaaaaagtacaaatcaACATTTGTCTGGGGAATAAATGCTGAGTCTGCGAAATAATTTAACCAACAAAGACAACTTCCTTCTCAAGTACTGCTTATTTCCAGTAATGGCAATGTGTTCCTCTTGACAGACAGATTTGAGAAGTTGTTTCCCACATGCTGTGTATTTCTTTGTATCCCAGAATATTTTTTGAGTGATTAACTAGCTTATAGCACAGGACAATGTCAAAACATTGTCAAGACAATTGAAATGTTCAGGGTGACTTTTACTGAATCAAGAGTGTTATTTACACTCTACAGTGGTGCACTGTATTCCTAGCCAGATGATATTGCAAGTGAATCACAGTTTATTAACCAGTCCTGTTGTGATTTCTGCAGTTTCCTTGAGAACTTGGAGTCTCGCAGTAAGAGCTATGGCTCTCCTGGTCCAGCCAATGGTCAGAGTTCCTCCTCAGGCTCCCAGTCCCCCATCGTCCCTCCCAGTGGGGCCTCCACAGGCAGCTCCAGCCCCAGCACTCCTCAGCCCCCCATCCCCTCCCAGCTGCTCCCACAGTCACCATCTGTGTCTGCATCTTCCCCTCCACCTCCCACGGCAATGGTTAGCGGGGCATCTTCACCTACTGTTGAGTCAAAGCCATCAGCCCAATCTCCCGAACACCATCAATCCTCAGTCCCATCTGGAGTGTTGGCCCCCCAGAAACGCAGCTTCATCTCCCGCTGGTTTGGTTCATCACCTGCTGCTGATGCTCCTGTTTCTGCACCAGGTGAGTCTCCTCTTACATTATTTAAGCAGTAATTTGTTGACCAGCCAACCAGCAGAGAATTTGAGGAAACCTGTGCTGCTATTCAAGTAATTGAAAAATGCCATTGGTTCCTCCTCAGTATCATCAAACAGTAAGAAGATCTCACTACATACCATCACCACAGCATGATTTTGAAAAGGGGATTGAAAGTGATTAGTTTTGCTGTGCACAAAGTCTGATTCCCAGTCACCCACAACTAGAGAAGAATCCTTATTTGACAATGTTCTGGCAATTGCATCTAATTCCTCAGCATGTGGAATACAAGTATATAGGCTGTCCACATCCAAAGTGTCcaacataatgttttttttctatctgatAGTCATTTAACTGCTTCAAAAGGTCTTTAGTATCTTTTAGAAAAAATGGCTGTTTGCTGATTGAATTGGATATGGAACTTGCAAAAAGTCCAATGCCTGCTGAAACATGTTGGTTATCCACTGGAATGGTACAAGTTGATTAGGGAACCAATGCTTCCAGTGCATCTTGGACGGAAGCCTTTATTTCCATGAGAAGGAGGGTACAGGCCAGTGAGTGTATTGAATACAGATTATAAATTGTACGCATCAATTTTGACACATGGCAGCGGTGATGCCCCTCTTGATACACTACAATCAAACAGGTTTTAAAAGAAACAGGCCAATCCATGATAACATACTGAGAGCCCTCCGCATTATTGATCatataaataaagaagaaaatgttcaaTCCCTCCTAGCCTAGATGCTGAGTAGGCTTTTGATTCTGTTGGATGGAAATTCTTATATTAAGTAATGGACAGATTTGGGTTTGGTAAAGGATTTAccaaattaataatttgatttaattaatataGACCCTATACTCATCCCTGtatcctttaaaaataaaggcagTCTCTCCAATCTTATAGTTTTATGGAGGATGAGAACCCTCTTTAACCTTTTTATTGAACTTCTGGCCCAAGTTACTAAAGCTTTGGAGGGTATAACTATAGGAATAAAAGAACATTAAATCTGCCTAAACCAAAATCCAGGCTCAGGGTTACCTCTGTTATCTTAAAGATGTATAGGAGTTACTCTGgatatcagaatcagaaaaactatCCAcgcagggaaattgctttgttacaattggTCAACACTCAGTTAGTAAAGGAAGTAAataagataaaagtaaaaaaataatataaatagtaataataataaatacaaagtaaattaatagaaaaatgtacaaatgcaaatgtgcaaaaagtaaataGTAATGTGCAAGGTAGAATCACATTATGGAAAAAAGTGCAAAGCAGATTAACAGTAATTTAGCAGTAAATTAACCGTAATGTGCAAAgttaaactgaatgaaaagtgtaatgtgagtcaacagtaaattaacagtagtttaacagcagagttCGAATGGAGTAATTGTATAACTGGATGGCCACAGGAAGGAAGGACCTCCTTTGGCATTCAGTTGAGCACTTGGTCATTCAGTCTCTGGCTGAACGTGAAACAGAGCATCCTACTTGCTGCAACTACACGCAGAAGGTCCAGCTCCACCCCCCAGGACTGAGCCGACCTTCTGAGCCTTCTCAGTCTGTTGGTTTAGGCCACCCTCAGGCCACTACCCCAGCAGACCAGAGTAGAAAAAAATTGGCACTGGCCAGCACAGACTCATGAAACATCCATAGCATGGTGCCACAGATGTTGAAGGACTTGAGCTTCTGTAGGTGCCAGGTCTCCATGTTGTACCTGAAGTCCGAGGTGTACAGGctaaagagaaaaggggacagAACATTGCCCTGTGGCACTCCCTGTACTGCTCACCACTGTGTCTAACACACAGTTCTGAAGGCGCACATACTGAGGTCCAATAAGGTAGTCAATGATCCAGATAACCAGAGGAGCATCAACCTGTATGGcagtcctcttcctcctcagcagGGCAGGCTGAATGGTGTTAGGGCATTGAAGAAATTGAAGAACATAACCAGTCATGGTCCTCATACCTCTCAAGGCCTCCCTGGTGTCAttctgctgcagtttgtgctcCAGCTTCTTCCTATAGGCCATCTTTCCTTCTCTGATATTCGCTGAGAACTGTTTCTGGACCCTCTTCACTGCCTCCCTGTCCCCTGACCTGAAtccctccttcttctctttaAATATGTGCACGTAAATATGCACGTATTATTCAGAAAACACAGGCGGTCTAATTCAACTGTGCCTCCATCCAAAAACTGGTGAATAGGTTTAATTTTACctaacatttactgtatatgaagtaCCTTGGGGTATGGCTACCCAAACATAAGTCTTCCCTGTATGCTATACATTATAAATGGattaacaaaaacatgataatgataataaggGGAGGTGAGGCTTACTCCCCCTTGATCTCAGCAGCAGGCTGtaaatagaaattattatttctatttacaGCACTCCCTCTTAAACAGTTGAGAGAGTGAGTCAagcatatttatttgtttatatggAACAAAAAGAGACCTCAAGTAAAATACTCAACATTTCAGCTGCCAGGGCAGTGGGGGAATGCAAGTTGGCCAGTTTATGATACACACTTTGCACCAGCATTGACTGATCACAGATCTTGGCAATTGACTAACTGACTAGACAGAATTTTTATGAGGACTTTCAGGTCTGCCAGTTTTTTTGTAAGGGAGATAAGTGGTCCCAATCCCGAAAACCCCTCCTAATGATTCAGATTTTTATAGGTGCTTATAAGTAACAGAGGGATTATAGGCAAATTAAACAAGGGCATCACCTCAGTGAACAAAAactcagcaaatgtttttaaGGCAGCattgggaaaaataaatgaggatGGAAATACCTGAAGAACTGTGGTTACATGCCTGCAAAACTGTGTACCTCAACTAATTCACTGACCTGGAGGGAGTTTTGTTGGAAGAATTTGATTCAGTTCTTTATAACTCCtaaacaaaaatccaaattaaatGGGAACCAGTGCTCTTGCTGGAGGGAGTGTGGATCAGTACACATGGACCATGCCCACATATTTTGATATTGTTCACATATTGAGGCTTTTTGAGAGAAAGTCAGATGTTAAATATCAGGAATTCTTGGCTAAATATTGATGggtaatttttttctcagtatcTTAGCGTTATTTCTGAAGGTTTGTTTAGATGTGATATCTCCCTCAAATAAAATCTTAGTAAATGCTGGCTTCAGAGAACCATCCCACAATTGCAGGATGAAATGGGGTTATTACTCACAGGAGGATGGCaatgggtcttttttttttaatcttgtcaTTAGGTAATCATGCTGACGTTGGCTGACCTCATTCAGACCTCATGTTTTTGTCCTACACAtctgtttgttaaatttttgaatgatatttaaaataaaagttaggGACCTGTGCTGGGAGCTTTTTAATGTTAAAGCTTACTTTTGAATTAAGTTGACTTATATGATTATTACTTACATACATTTGGCTCTGTTTTCCTCAGAGGACCCTGCTGCACCAGTTTGTCCTGCTAAGGTTCAGAGTGTGGATGACTTCGTACCAGATGAGAGACTGGACAAGAGTTTCCTGGAGGACAGCCTGCCCGCAAAGACCAAGGTGCCTCAACCTGCATCGGCTCCGGCTGCGGACAGTGAAAGGTGAGATTGAGATGTTTGAGTATTTTTGAGAAAGTCTGTTAATCCTAgggaagttgtttttgtttgttatttatatAACATAAACCTTGCCTAATTTTATTAGCCTAATTTTGGATAGGAATCAAAGCATTATTAATAGTGTGTatattcacttgaatgggaaagtggtctcagacttttggaccccactgcatgtatattatttttgaaaaattaacttttttttgatATGTCAGGATATATGGGCTACATTTATCAGGgttttgtgcatttaaaaagGTGCATTTGAACGTTTTATGTCATGGAGGGTCTTGTTTCAGCTGCATTGTGCAGTAGCCCACAATAGTAGGCCCTCTCTCCAAGAGTAAAGGTAAAAAGGCAgttttcctgttctttctctgtTCCAGTGATGGCGAAGACAGAGCAAACCCCATGGTGTCTGGTTTCCAGGATGAGCTGGATCCTGATGACACTGAGCCCAGCCTTCCCCAACCTAGACCCCTGCCCCCCAGTAAAGATATCACTCTAACCAGTGACGAGGAGGAGGGGGTACCAGCAGCCCACCCTATCACACAGAACCAAGACTTGGACAGTGAACCTGAGCTGAAAGCGTAAGTCTTTTTTACTGGCAACAAGGCAACATCTTGTGTCGCAAaggggttttgttgctttcCCTACAAATCATACTTTGATAAATCATTTCTAAAACAAGCTTTATGGAATTGAGAATGTAAGCAGGGTTTAAACttagtttaaatttaaacttgaATTCTCGATTTTGCCATTTGTTACACAACCTTTTCTGTCATCTGAATGAGTGCAACATCATGAATGTGTTCCTGGAGGGACTGTCTGAAATGTGTGCCGTTATAcccatatttaaacaattttgtgacatcatcagggttatttatTCAGACTTTGGACATCTTCCTCCAGAGTCacaaaagacattatacaacagtTATTGAGTAGTTACTGAGACCActttcacttgaatgggaaagtagTCTCAGACTTTTTCTCTAAGACTGTATATCGAATAAAATactaatatattttaatatatccTAAGCTAATTAATTATCATCCTGTTTCAGGCCTGTGATTCTCATCGCAAAACCAAAGGTGGCATCTAAAGCTCCAGAGCCCAGAGGCCAGACCACAGCGCCCATCTCCCTCACCTTAATTCCAACGGATGAACAGCCGGCCCAACACCAAGGCAAGAAGGGAAACACACCCAAACCTGAGGACTCTGATACTGACCCTGAGGCCCCTGTAGCCCAGCAAATGCTCTCTTTTGTCATGGATGACCCCGACTTTGAGTCTGAAGCGTCAGACACACCAAAAATAGCAAAGGTAAAGTAGAACCGATTCACCGAAGATTAAAGGTTAAATCAGTTCACGGCTGGCTTTACTACTGAGAGCCTGAGCTGTTAACCTGTGTTAGTTTTGAGTCAGGCATCATTTGATCAGTCATTCAGTCAAATCCAAAGTTTGATACAAATCAGACACAACACGACATACCGGCTAGTACAAGTAAAAATTGGATGAGATTTTAAATGCACTTCAGTCACATTGCCATGTCAGAAGCctttatttttccagtctttatttatttatttatttttttaaatcttaacgTATTCTCTTGTCATTGTCTATATTTGGTTGCCCCATTCTTCCTAGGATACATTTCCAGTCAGGGATGAGCTTCTGTCCGATCTCTCTGACGATGACATGCAGTTAGCCAAAGTGCCAGAACCTCTAAAGCCCACTGTGATCTCCTTCAAACAAAAGGACAATACCGACCTGTTTGGCCTCGGCATCCAAGAAGAGGCTCCCACAGCCAAGGACAGCAGCGAGGAGCAGGAAGGCAAGTCATGAAATATCTGTTATGTCTTTCTAACTCTGTAATTTTCAGTTCAAActtaattcacattttaatcagAATTTAGAGTATTATCGATGAATGAACTGTTGCTATTGTTATGATGAGTAACTTAACACAATATCTGTTAGTAAATTATATGTATGGGTGGGAATCATTGGGAAACACACGATTTGATGGGATTCCAATTCTTGGTGTCATGATTCTTGATTCAGAATTGATTCATGTTAAATAAATAGAACTTGGGCAGTATTTTCAGGTAGTTGGTCTTGATGAAGGGTCACTGTCTGactaaacaggaaaaaaagcagagaaaagcatgTACGAGTACACAGCTTTTAGAATTTAATATGTAAACCTGTTACAGTCCTTTGCCAGACTCAATTAAATTAACCTATATACTGACCATCACCACTGTCTAAATGACGTTGGTAGAAACTGAAGTTGTTGGTTTACATGTTCTGGGATAGTGCTCCACTGTGCTGTTAATAACGTTCTGTCTCCACCAGTGGGGAATAGCTTATCTGTTGCAGCACTGGCACCAGGTGAAGCGAACATGTGTACCATACTGTATAGATGCAGATCTTCTGAAATAAAGTAGGCTATGGACCGAGTTATTTTCTTCATCTGATCGGAGTTGGCTGGAAGTCTTGTAAAGTAGTGGTTGGCTAGCTAGTTCACTAGTGCTGGAATTCAATGCTCCAATTCACTAACATTCATCTTTGGGCGATCGCttacaaaatattcacaaaatacCCACGTCTTGCAGAGCTAATTTTTAAGTTATTAATTCCAAAATGCAGCCAAACACTTAGGTTCAACTTAAGTGAAAACTTAAACTCTAGATAACCTACTACCCATTGATTCCAGCCCAGTCTGTAGTGCTCACTGCCTTTCTCACCCTAAAATATGAACTATAGTTACAAACTGTACATAGTTGTCCACTCAAAATGACATTGGTATTGTGATGCCTggattttaatgtatttttgaaatattttttgatgtgaatcatttgggttttggagCAAAAACAAAGGGCTTAgctcttttaatgttttcatcaaatgctgGAAAAATTAGCTTTCTGTTCTctctgaaagattttttttttttaatacttataAAAAGActtgattttcacatttttaaaatgatgtataaCCGCTTCAGCTATACATCACCAGGGACTAGTGTATGAGTTTGCTCTtctttcagagaaagaaagtaaacacTCCtctaaagaaaagaagaaaaagaagaagaaaagcaaagaggtAAAGTAGCTGTTGTTCATATTGAATACGATTAGCAGTAATGTGTTTAAAGGTTAATCATTTCAATACACTAAATTCTGACCTTCCGCTTTCAGGAGGATGACAAAAGcaagaagaaacacaaacataagaaaaaggaaaaagacgaagctgctgcaggagatgacaaagagaaaaagaaaaaaaaatcccggaCCAAGAAAACAGAAGTGGATGAATTGGAGGACTTTCTGGGCGGAGGAGCAGGATTGATCAAAAGAGATGACGGTGATTATGAAGAACTATAAAAGCTCCTGTTTTATTAGGAAATGGAGCCACTGAACAGCAGCGAGGCACATGGTCGTTCAAAAACTCCTGGTTTTTTGACTTGTTTGTGCATAAAGCAGCGTCTCCAAGCCATACGCAAGGCTACTGATGACACCCAGGTAAAGTAACCAAGGACTCTGGTACCTGTATGTTCCTTCTGATTGATTTGCCCATCTGCACTACTGCTGTCACTTCCATTTCAACCAGtaagaaaagacacagacaacCACATGTACTGTAGTGAGCTATGACCTAAAATTTGATGATTGGTGTAGCCACAGTCTGGCTCTTTGTACTTTGACATGAT
Above is a genomic segment from Xiphias gladius isolate SHS-SW01 ecotype Sanya breed wild chromosome 19, ASM1685928v1, whole genome shotgun sequence containing:
- the rabl6b gene encoding rab-like protein 6 isoform X2, translated to MFSALKKLVGSEPGQLRDKNIPAGLQSMNQSLQRRFAKGVQYNMKIVIRGDRNTGKSTLWHRLQGKKFVEEYIPTQEIQATSIHWNYKTTDDVVKVEVWDVVDKGKGKRRGDNLKLENEPQESDEVALDAEFLDVYKNCNGVIMMFDITKQWTFNYILRELPKVPTHVPVCVLGNHRDMGEHRVILPDDIRDLIAGLNRPMGSSYIHYAESSMKNGFGLKYLHRFFNIPFLQLQRETLLRQLETNQLDMDATLEELSVQQETEDQNYEIFLENLESRSKSYGSPGPANGQSSSSGSQSPIVPPSGASTGSSSPSTPQPPIPSQLLPQSPSVSASSPPPPTAMVSGASSPTVESKPSAQSPEHHQSSVPSGVLAPQKRSFISRWFGSSPAADAPVSAPEDPAAPVCPAKVQSVDDFVPDERLDKSFLEDSLPAKTKVPQPASAPAADSESDGEDRANPMVSGFQDELDPDDTEPSLPQPRPLPPSKDITLTSDEEEGVPAAHPITQNQDLDSEPELKAPVILIAKPKVASKAPEPRGQTTAPISLTLIPTDEQPAQHQGKKGNTPKPEDSDTDPEAPVAQQMLSFVMDDPDFESEASDTPKIAKDTFPVRDELLSDLSDDDMQLAKVPEPLKPTVISFKQKDNTDLFGLGIQEEAPTAKDSSEEQEEKESKHSSKEKKKKKKKSKEVK
- the rabl6b gene encoding rab-like protein 6 isoform X1, with amino-acid sequence MFSALKKLVGSEPGQLRDKNIPAGLQSMNQSLQRRFAKGVQYNMKIVIRGDRNTGKSTLWHRLQGKKFVEEYIPTQEIQATSIHWNYKTTDDVVKVEVWDVVDKGVGKGKRRGDNLKLENEPQESDEVALDAEFLDVYKNCNGVIMMFDITKQWTFNYILRELPKVPTHVPVCVLGNHRDMGEHRVILPDDIRDLIAGLNRPMGSSYIHYAESSMKNGFGLKYLHRFFNIPFLQLQRETLLRQLETNQLDMDATLEELSVQQETEDQNYEIFLENLESRSKSYGSPGPANGQSSSSGSQSPIVPPSGASTGSSSPSTPQPPIPSQLLPQSPSVSASSPPPPTAMVSGASSPTVESKPSAQSPEHHQSSVPSGVLAPQKRSFISRWFGSSPAADAPVSAPEDPAAPVCPAKVQSVDDFVPDERLDKSFLEDSLPAKTKVPQPASAPAADSESDGEDRANPMVSGFQDELDPDDTEPSLPQPRPLPPSKDITLTSDEEEGVPAAHPITQNQDLDSEPELKAPVILIAKPKVASKAPEPRGQTTAPISLTLIPTDEQPAQHQGKKGNTPKPEDSDTDPEAPVAQQMLSFVMDDPDFESEASDTPKIAKDTFPVRDELLSDLSDDDMQLAKVPEPLKPTVISFKQKDNTDLFGLGIQEEAPTAKDSSEEQEEKESKHSSKEKKKKKKKSKEVK